In Musa acuminata AAA Group cultivar baxijiao chromosome BXJ3-9, Cavendish_Baxijiao_AAA, whole genome shotgun sequence, a single genomic region encodes these proteins:
- the LOC135649656 gene encoding uncharacterized protein LOC135649656, translated as MGRSRSSIGTFQDLELRLGLSPLYKGQSSAASCTRGCPEFILIEDDDDDVQMYPPSSGEEIRLDQYTSSLAPTIREDDLELRLGVGASNFYLQSSNGWNDTLEDGYKDPNAWKSGKASSSQYMSNIIEVKLRCAICMDTMKEETTTTCGHVFCKACIISAIRVQKRCPTCREKLSQSNIHRIYLPGSTS; from the exons ATGGGTAGATCGAGATCGAGCATAGGCACTTTTCAAGACCTTGAGCTGAGACTCGGCCTGTCTCCCCTATATAAAGGCCAGAGTTCAGCTGCAAGTTGCACAAGAGGATGTCCCGAGTTTATACTGATCGAGGATGACGATGATGACGTGCAGATGTATCCTCCATCTTCAGGGGAG GAAATTAGGCTCGATCAATATACAAGTTCATTGGCACCTACAATCAGAGAAGATGATCTAGAACTTCGGCTTGGAGTTGGAG CCTCTAATTTTTATCTTCAGAGTTCAAATGGCTGGAATGATACATTAGAAGACGGATACAAAGACCCTAATGCTTGGAAATCTGGCAAG GCATCAAGCAGCCAATACATGTCTAATATCATCGAGGTGAAGTTGAGATGTGCTATTTGTATGGACACAATGAAGGAGGAGACTACTACCACCTGTGGACATGTATTCTGCAAAGCTTGCATCATTAGTGCCATCCGAGTACAGAAGAGATGCCCAACCTGCCGAGAGAAGCTGTCT